The Corynebacterium auriscanis genome includes the window AGTGCGCGCGTGGGCGGCAGCAACAACAGCAATCCCAAGAGGCTAGAGACCAAACCGGGCAGGGCCACGAATACGGCCCCCACGCACGATAGAGCCGCATCGCCCGTCAGCGCGCCAGGGCGGTCGGTTCGCTGCGCTACCCGAGTAGCCAGAGAGCGCATCTGCCACATCGCCACGGCGATTCCCAGGATGAACAAGCCGAGGACAATCAATAAAGCCCAGCCGAACCCAACGGCCCAGCCCAGGGCGAGGAATGCTACGAGTTCAATCAGAAGGTAACCCAGTAGGAACTGAGGCATGAGGGAAGGACACTCTCCTAAGCGCCGGCGATAGCGCGGTTGGTGTGGATGGGCGGGGATACGCGCACGTGGCGCGCTATATCTCTAAATATTGTACTGAGCGGGGTGCATGTGCCGGTGGATCGACACCGGATTGGGTCGGTGCTGCTTGGCTGCTGCCTAGACCACACGGGTTCATGCCAGGTTTGAGCGATAGCAGCACGAGGGTTAAGCTGGCGATGTTACAATTACGTAACGATTACGTCTCTGCAGTGACCTGCGCTGAGCTACCGCCGTTGTTGCACGGCGCCAGCATCACAGCTTCTACTGCGTCAAGTAAAGGATGACCCAACCCATGAAGATGCGCCGAACCTCTCTAGTCGTAGGCCTGGCCGCCGCCCTCACCTTGAGCACCCTTCCAGCTGCTCAAGCGCAGAATACGGATCAGCTGTCCTCTGCGGTGGAGTCCAAGTTGAGCAGCGGTTCGAGTGAGGCAGATAAGGACAAGTTCATCAGCAGCGATTCCCTGCAGTCGTCCGAAACCGGCAACGAAACTTGGGACCAGATGCACCCCATGCTGAAGGTTCTTGTTGGCATCTTGGGGGCCACGGCGATCGTGACCGCTTTCGGTATGCTGCGCACGATCTTTTACAACTTGTTCCGCATCTAACGTGGCGCGCGGCGCCAGATAGCTCGAGGTACTGCCGGCATAATGGCCGCCAGTGCCTTGAGCTTTCGTGGTATCCACACGTCCCACTGGGAACTATCGGCGATTGCATCCACGGTCGCCTGCGCAACGACATCCGGAGTGGAAGACATCGGTGCGGGATCCATTCCTTCAGTCATACGCCCGATCACGAATCCAGGCCGCACGACCAGCAAGCGCACCCCGGTGCCCCGCAATGCATCCTGCATGCCTTGACAAAAACCGTCCAGGCCCGCCTTTGCAGAACCGTAGACGTAATTGGGTCGGCGAACGCGCGCACCCGCAATGGAGGAGTACGCCACTATGGTTCCCCTCCCCCGCTTTTTCATGCGAGACGACAGCTCCGTCAGTAAAACTGCCTGCGCGGTGAAATCCGTGTGAATAATCTTTTCCACTTCGTCGGAATCCTCTTCCGCGCGTTGCTGGTCGCCGAGCACACCAAACATTGCGAGGGCAACGTCAATCGCACCAGTGGATTCGATTGTTTCTAGGAGCACACCGTGGCTTGGGCAGTCCGTGGCGTCGAAAAACAAAGTATCCACACCTGTTGCGCCGGCCTGTCGCACCTTAGCTGCCAGCAGTTCGAGAGCCTCCATCCGCCGGCCGGCGAGCACCATGTGGTTACCAGAGGCCAGCCGGAGGGCGATCTCTCCGCCGATCTCGCTGGTCGCGCCAAAAATAGCTACTTTCTGCCCTTGCAAGGGCTGTGGTTTGGGCTTCAAGGTGTGCTCCTGACTCTGGGCTGGATAGGGTTTATATCTCTAGGGCGACGACGCCCCGCTGCATCGCGGCCACTGCCTTCCGGGAGGCGGATTTAACCTCCGCGGAATAGCCCGTCTGGCGGATCTGATCTAACAGGTCAATGACACGCCGACACCACCGCACGAAGTCGCCAGGTGTAAGGATCGCGCCCGCCGCTTCGGCCGCTTGCAAGCAGTATTCCAGTGGTGCGCCGGCCGTCCACTGGTGGACTGCCGTCGCAAAGCTGAGTTCGGGTTGGCGGGTCAGTGGCAAGTTGTGGCGCTGTTCGTCCGATGCCAACTCGTTGTAGATGCGCAGCGTGTGCTTTACAGCATCCTCGAGATCGTCGGTGGGAAGTGCCGCATCCCCGGAGGTCTCCTTACGGTTTTCGAATACGCACGTGCTGGTAACAGCGGCGAGCTCAGCCGGGTCCAAATTGTCCCAGATGCCACGACGTAGACACTGCGCGATGAGAAGATCGGATTCGTGGTGCACGCGGGCCAAGCGTTCGCCTTCGAGGGTGATCGTGGCGTCGGTAATGTCAGGGCCAGCCTCACCCCTAGTGAGTTCCACGTAGTCCATTTCTTCCAACAGTGCCAAAATGCGGTTGAACTGGGAGGATAGGCTTTCGCGGTCGGGTGTTGCCTCGTCTTGTTCGAATGCTAAGCGACGTTGGGCCTTAATGTACAGCTCCGCGGCGCGATTCATTTCCTCGCGACCCTCCCACGCATGTACCGGGTGGGAGTGGACACGCTGGCGCAGTTCCGTCGCATGGGCGGAACCACCTCGGGCCTTGGCTTTGAGCTTGGCAGGTTTATCGAAGTGCATGCGACGCAGATTGGCGGCCACTGACCGGGCTAACCGCTTTGGGGCACGTTCCACTCCCTTGTGGAGCTTCATGTGGCCGATGTGAATGGGCGTGTTGCCGAACGTTTCCGCGGATACGCGCTCTACCCAGCCGTCTTCTGTGATGATCGTCGGGTTGGGATTGTGATGGCGGTGGTCGCTGCGGGCCACGACGGCGGTCATGGGATTGCGGCCGGTAGGCAGGGCGAGCACGTCGCCGACGGTGAGGTTGGCCAACAGCTTGGCGGTTTCCTTATTGCGCTCCATTCCGGCATCGCGCTTGGCACGGCGTTCCTCCTGACTGAGTTCCCGGCGCAGGCGCGCATAATCCACCACCGTGGAGGTATCGGCGTCAAGATCCTCTTCAAAACGCGCGGCCTTGCGGCGGAAGTCGCTAATGACGTCGCGTAATGCCTTTTCCGCCTCGACTAACTGCCGGCGACGACGCTCTACGGCCTCGGCGGCTTCCACGATCGTGCCATCGGCCTGGTATTGCGCGAATGAACGCTGCAGCAGGCGGTGGGATTCCTCCAAACCCTTGGTGTTGATGAGGTTGACCGCCATGTTGTAGCCGGGGCGGAATGTCGAATCCAGAGGATACGTTCGGGTGGAAGCCAGATCGGCGACCGCGTGCGGGTCGATACCCTGTGCCCACAGCACCACCGCGTTGCCCTTGGTGTCGATGCCACGGCGGCCCGCACGACCGGTCAACTGGGTATATTGACCTGGTGTGAGGTCCACGTGGGCTTCACCGTTGAATTTAATCAGCTTCTCCAACACCACCGACCGAGCTGGCATGTTGATGCCCAAGGCCAAAGTCTCAGTGGCGAAGCACACCTTCAGGAGACCGCGCTCGAAAAGGTCCTCAATGATGTGGCGAAATGCTGGCAGCATGCCTGCATGGTGGGCGGCGAACCCGCGGGAGACTGCCCGCCGCCATTGGCGGAAGCCCAGAACATTGAGGTCTTCTTGGGTCAGGCCTTTCACTCCCTCATCGATGGTATCGAGGATCTCAGCGCGCTGGGCAGCTGTCGTGAACTCCACCTTGTCGGCCAACAACTGCTTCACCGCGGCATCACAGCCCACGCGGGAGAATATGAAGTAAATCGCTGGCAACATGTTGGCCGCATCCAAGTGCAGCGCCACATCTGAACGCTTGGGCCCGCGACGCTTTCCGGATTCCTCCGCCTTCGCGGCGGCCGCAACGACGGCACGGTTAACTGCTGTCCCTTGATTCATGGCAGCGGAGTGTTGTCGGGATTGCTCCGATTGAAACAGTGGCATAATCTGCCGTCCGACCATCATGAACTGAGACAGCGGGATGGGGCGGTGTTCGGTGAGGACAATGTCCGTGTGGCCACGTACCGTGGATAGCCAGCCACCGAATTCTTCCACGTTGGATACGGTTGCGGAGAGGGAAACCAAGATCACGCTGGGATCCAGGTTCAGGATCGCCTCCTCCCACACGGGGCCGCGGGATTTATCGGCGAGGAAGTGAACCTCGTCCATGACCACGTGGGTCAGCGTGCGTAACCTATCGGACCCCTGATAAATCATGTTGCGCAGTACTTCGGTTGTCATCACGACGATAGGCGCATCGCCATTAATGGTGACATCACCGGTCAGCAGTCCCACATTGTCCTCGCCGTACTGGTCCGTGAGGTCGTGGAACTTTTGATTGCTCAGGGCTTTGATTGGCGTGGTGTAAAAACAGGTGCCTTGGTTGTGAAACGCCGTGAATACCGCGAACTCACCGACCACCGTTTTACCGGCGCCGGTGGGTGCAGCTACGAGCACTCCCCTCCCTGCGGCGATGGCATTGGACGCCTCCAGCTGGAAAGGGTCAAGGGGGAAATCGTATCGGTCCTGAAAACGCTGAACCTCGGGGTGAAGTTCCGAGGGAACCTTAGAGGACGTCATCGAAGGCTGAGCCTCCTGAGAGATTGAGATCATTCCTTCCGGTGGGTTGTGGTTGCTGAATGGGCCGAGCAGCGCTGCTACTACGCGGCGCCGGTGTGGCCTCTACCGCGTGGTAATCGGCAATGGGAGCGGGTGCATCGATAGAGGAAGAAACCGGAGCCCCAGCAGCACTATCGACTGGGCTGGCCCCTCCGATGGACGCGGCCTCATCATCGGGCACATTCATCCATTCCGCGTTGCCACGTGCCTTGCGCTTATCGTGGATACGTGCAATCTGGGTTGCAATCTCCATCATCAACGTCAGTGCCAAGGACAACAGCACCATCGAGACAGGATCCTGACCTGGGGTGACGAATGCGGCGAAAACAAACATGAACAATATCACGTAGCGTCGCTTCTCCTTGAGCTGTTGGTAGCTCAAAACACCCGCGAAGTTCAGCAACACCGTCAGTAGCGGCACTTCGAAGCTCACGCCGAACACGAGGATCAGCGTGAAGATGAAGTGGAAGTAATCCGAACCCCGCAGCGCGGCAACCTGGGTGCCGTCACCGATGGTAAGCAGGAAGTCAAAGGCATACGCGAGGACGAAGTACGCCAGGACTGCACCCAAGACGAACAGCAGACCCGCACTCAAACCGACGGTCAGGGTCCAGCGTTTTTCATTTTTCTTCAAACCCGGGGTGATGTACCCCCAAATCTGGGCCAGCCAGAATGGAGAGGTAAATACGGCTCCGGCCAAGGCTCCGACCTTCAGTCGCAGAATAAACATTTCCAGTGGGGCCGTAGCCAGTAGGCGACAATCCCCTGATGCCGAACCGAAGCGTTGTTCCGGAGGCAGAGAACAATAGGGTCGCTTCAGCAGGTCACCCAAGCTGGGAATGGGGCCAACCCCATTGCCGTACCAGAGGTAACCAACGACGGCACCAGCCCCGATGATCAGCAATGACACTACTAACCGGCGCCGGAGCTCGTTGATGTGCTCCACAATCGTCATGTCTCCCGTGGGTGACTTCTTACGACGAATTCTGGGAGCTTTGACCGTCCGTCGAGAGTTCACCCGGTGGGATTGCTCCGTCAAAGGACTGTCGGGGCTGGAGCTACCCGGTCTGAGGCTACTGGAGGTAGTCATGATAGGCCGTCAGCCAACCTTCTTTCCTGGTGGAGACTGCTTTCTTAAGGCTGTTGTGGGTGGTTGGGATCAACCGGCTGAGCCATGCCCTGTGGCTTGGGCTGTGCCTGCTGGTTCATCTGCAGGCGAGCAGCGGACTGCTCTGGAGTTTCACCAGTAACCGGCTGCTGTGGGTCCTGCGCAGCGATTCCTTTGCGCTGGTTGCTTTCGGTCTTCATCTCGTCCATCTCGGACTTGAAGATACGCATCGACCGTCCCAAACCACGTGCGGCGTTCGGCAAGCGCGTTGCTCCGAATAGTAGAAGAACTACGAGCAGGATCAGAAGCCACTCTGTTGGACCTGGCATGGGTGGTTACCTCGCATTCGAAATTTTCATGCTTTACGTTCACCTTTGGTGCATCACGCAAGAATCTGGAAAACAATGAGTTGTCACAGTCACCCTAGCACTCTCCGTGGGGAGTCCCGGGCAACAACCGGGTTGGAGCCCGGCATGTTAGCTAGCAGGCCGGGCGCGGGCGGAGCGGTTTAGTCCGTGTAGTTGGCCAACCCGCGGCGCGCCCGGCTGCGAACCCTAGCGACCAATTCTAACGGCTGTATGCACCGTACGCTCGGCGTGTACGCAATGAGAAATCTCTCAATCCAAGCCCCGGTGTCCGGCATCATCACAAGGATCTCTCCCCCGTTGGACTCCACATCGTCATCGATGACCCACATTTGTTGGTACTCCAACATCCACCGCGCCGATTCATCGATGGCCACGCGTGCCCACGGGGTCGATTCGCTCCAGCCGAACGGGTTGGCCGTATCGATGCGGGGCTGCACCCGCTTGCCCGCCGAGCCCTCTTCTCCAACTTCACGCACGTTCATCCGGCTGAGTGCATAGCGCCGCTGCCCCGGCTTGGCTTCATCAGTTTCGCGGGCCCATAGGTATGTCTCGCCGTCCACTACTCCCAAGTGATCCGGCAGCAAGGTGCGGGTGGTACGCGAATCTGAGGATAAAGAGGTGTACTCCACCGTCACCGTGCACCGGTGCCGAATGGCCTCTGTCAAACGCAGGTGAATATGCGGTTGTTCTTTCACCTTTTCTTGGTCGACGCCCTGCTGCTTGCCGAACTCGCTGACCTTTGGGTCCTGCTCATCTGCTGTGTGAGGTGGGTGCGTGGGGGCGTCGGAATGAATAGAAGAACCGACGGCCAAGCCAGCAATGGTAGCGATCAAGCCATCGACAACGTCCGCGTCGGTGGGGTCGATGACGTCGCGGATGGCGTCGAGGCTCACGCGAATTGT containing:
- the tatA gene encoding Sec-independent protein translocase subunit TatA yields the protein MPGPTEWLLILLVVLLLFGATRLPNAARGLGRSMRIFKSEMDEMKTESNQRKGIAAQDPQQPVTGETPEQSAARLQMNQQAQPKPQGMAQPVDPNHPQQP
- a CDS encoding FxsA family protein produces the protein MPQFLLGYLLIELVAFLALGWAVGFGWALLIVLGLFILGIAVAMWQMRSLATRVAQRTDRPGALTGDAALSCVGAVFVALPGLVSSLLGLLLLLPPTRALVRRIISVRAQRALQNFGGSSFVTVSGFGAPQSKNVPGWGEVIDHRDDEFKR
- a CDS encoding SDR family NAD(P)-dependent oxidoreductase, coding for MKPKPQPLQGQKVAIFGATSEIGGEIALRLASGNHMVLAGRRMEALELLAAKVRQAGATGVDTLFFDATDCPSHGVLLETIESTGAIDVALAMFGVLGDQQRAEEDSDEVEKIIHTDFTAQAVLLTELSSRMKKRGRGTIVAYSSIAGARVRRPNYVYGSAKAGLDGFCQGMQDALRGTGVRLLVVRPGFVIGRMTEGMDPAPMSSTPDVVAQATVDAIADSSQWDVWIPRKLKALAAIMPAVPRAIWRRAPR
- the tatC gene encoding twin-arginine translocase subunit TatC; amino-acid sequence: MTTSSSLRPGSSSPDSPLTEQSHRVNSRRTVKAPRIRRKKSPTGDMTIVEHINELRRRLVVSLLIIGAGAVVGYLWYGNGVGPIPSLGDLLKRPYCSLPPEQRFGSASGDCRLLATAPLEMFILRLKVGALAGAVFTSPFWLAQIWGYITPGLKKNEKRWTLTVGLSAGLLFVLGAVLAYFVLAYAFDFLLTIGDGTQVAALRGSDYFHFIFTLILVFGVSFEVPLLTVLLNFAGVLSYQQLKEKRRYVILFMFVFAAFVTPGQDPVSMVLLSLALTLMMEIATQIARIHDKRKARGNAEWMNVPDDEAASIGGASPVDSAAGAPVSSSIDAPAPIADYHAVEATPAPRSSSAARPIQQPQPTGRNDLNLSGGSAFDDVL
- a CDS encoding DEAD/DEAH box helicase, giving the protein MTSSKVPSELHPEVQRFQDRYDFPLDPFQLEASNAIAAGRGVLVAAPTGAGKTVVGEFAVFTAFHNQGTCFYTTPIKALSNQKFHDLTDQYGEDNVGLLTGDVTINGDAPIVVMTTEVLRNMIYQGSDRLRTLTHVVMDEVHFLADKSRGPVWEEAILNLDPSVILVSLSATVSNVEEFGGWLSTVRGHTDIVLTEHRPIPLSQFMMVGRQIMPLFQSEQSRQHSAAMNQGTAVNRAVVAAAAKAEESGKRRGPKRSDVALHLDAANMLPAIYFIFSRVGCDAAVKQLLADKVEFTTAAQRAEILDTIDEGVKGLTQEDLNVLGFRQWRRAVSRGFAAHHAGMLPAFRHIIEDLFERGLLKVCFATETLALGINMPARSVVLEKLIKFNGEAHVDLTPGQYTQLTGRAGRRGIDTKGNAVVLWAQGIDPHAVADLASTRTYPLDSTFRPGYNMAVNLINTKGLEESHRLLQRSFAQYQADGTIVEAAEAVERRRRQLVEAEKALRDVISDFRRKAARFEEDLDADTSTVVDYARLRRELSQEERRAKRDAGMERNKETAKLLANLTVGDVLALPTGRNPMTAVVARSDHRHHNPNPTIITEDGWVERVSAETFGNTPIHIGHMKLHKGVERAPKRLARSVAANLRRMHFDKPAKLKAKARGGSAHATELRQRVHSHPVHAWEGREEMNRAAELYIKAQRRLAFEQDEATPDRESLSSQFNRILALLEEMDYVELTRGEAGPDITDATITLEGERLARVHHESDLLIAQCLRRGIWDNLDPAELAAVTSTCVFENRKETSGDAALPTDDLEDAVKHTLRIYNELASDEQRHNLPLTRQPELSFATAVHQWTAGAPLEYCLQAAEAAGAILTPGDFVRWCRRVIDLLDQIRQTGYSAEVKSASRKAVAAMQRGVVALEI